Proteins encoded by one window of Castor canadensis chromosome 2, mCasCan1.hap1v2, whole genome shotgun sequence:
- the Zc3hav1l gene encoding zinc finger CCCH-type antiviral protein 1-like isoform X2 — translation MADLTVCSFLTKVLCAHGGRMFVQDLRGHVELSEAKLRAVLQRAGPERFLLQEVAVQHGPWDAEAEVAAGARGAARDGGAWAWRVVAVSPARLCAGYQRGECQACDQLHFCRRHMQGKCPNRDCWSTCTLSHDIHTPINIQVLKNHGLFGLNEAQLRILLLQNDPCLLPEVCLLYNKGGDPLYGYCNLKDKCNKFHVCKSFVRGECSLQTCRRSHQLIHPASLRLLQDQGLSISSVVNFQIISSYKHMKLHKMLEDKDDSASSMEQPQGLEKQGAQVSRATEARPLLPVPAQSARKPCPGDQTQGIMHGRQSILLLSYTLALLLTF, via the exons ATGGCGGACCTCACGGTGTGCTCCTTCCTCACCAAGGTGCTGTGCGCCCACGGCGGCCGCATGTTCGTGCAGGACCTGCGCGGCCACGTGGAGCTGTCGGAGGCGAAGCTGCGGGCGGTGCTGCAGCGCGCTGGGCCCGAGCGCTTCCTGCTGCAGGAGGTGGCGGTGCAGCACGGCCCGTGGGACGCCGAGGCCGAGGTGGCGGCCGGCGCGCGCGGCGCGGCCCGGGACGGCGGCGCCTGGGCCTGGAGGGTGGTGGCCGTGTCCCCCGCGCGCCTGTGCGCCGGCTACCAGCGCGGCGAGTGCCAGGCCTGCGACCAGCTGCACTTCTGTCGCCGGCACATGCAGGGCAAGTGCCCCAACCGCGACTGCTG GTCCACCTGCACCCTTTCTCATGATATCCACACGCCTATCAACATCCAAGTCCTGAAAAACCATGGGCTTTTTGGCCTCAATGAAGCTCAGCTTCGGATCCTGCTTTTGCAGAACGACCCCTGCCTTTTACCAGAG GTCTGTTTGCTGTACAACAAAGGTGGCGACCCCCTCTATGGTTACTGCAACCTCAAGGATAAATGCAACAAATTTCATGTGTGCAAATCCTTTGTCAGGGGTGAATGCTCACTTCAGACCTGCAGACGGTCCCATCAGCTCATTCATCCTGCATCCTTGAGGTTGCTACAGGACCAGGGACTGAGTATTTCCAGCGTTGTGAATTTTCAGATAATCTCCTCCTACAAGCATATGAAGCTGCACAAGATGCTGGAAGACAAAG aTGACTCTGCTTCTTCTATGGAGCAGCCACAGGGGCTTGAGAAACAAGGAGCACAAGTATCTCGGGCTACAGAAGCCaggcctctgcttcctgtccctgCTCAGTCGGCCAGGAAGCCCTGCCCAG gggatcaaacccagggcatcatgcatggtaggcaaagCATTTTACTGCTAAGCTATACCCTAGCCCTCctgctaactttttaa
- the Zc3hav1l gene encoding zinc finger CCCH-type antiviral protein 1-like isoform X1, which translates to MADLTVCSFLTKVLCAHGGRMFVQDLRGHVELSEAKLRAVLQRAGPERFLLQEVAVQHGPWDAEAEVAAGARGAARDGGAWAWRVVAVSPARLCAGYQRGECQACDQLHFCRRHMQGKCPNRDCWSTCTLSHDIHTPINIQVLKNHGLFGLNEAQLRILLLQNDPCLLPEVCLLYNKGGDPLYGYCNLKDKCNKFHVCKSFVRGECSLQTCRRSHQLIHPASLRLLQDQGLSISSVVNFQIISSYKHMKLHKMLEDKDDSASSMEQPQGLEKQGAQVSRATEARPLLPVPAQSARKPCPGTVSLELCFHVLLLEKYKDLDTTTSSLAKKVLIVR; encoded by the exons ATGGCGGACCTCACGGTGTGCTCCTTCCTCACCAAGGTGCTGTGCGCCCACGGCGGCCGCATGTTCGTGCAGGACCTGCGCGGCCACGTGGAGCTGTCGGAGGCGAAGCTGCGGGCGGTGCTGCAGCGCGCTGGGCCCGAGCGCTTCCTGCTGCAGGAGGTGGCGGTGCAGCACGGCCCGTGGGACGCCGAGGCCGAGGTGGCGGCCGGCGCGCGCGGCGCGGCCCGGGACGGCGGCGCCTGGGCCTGGAGGGTGGTGGCCGTGTCCCCCGCGCGCCTGTGCGCCGGCTACCAGCGCGGCGAGTGCCAGGCCTGCGACCAGCTGCACTTCTGTCGCCGGCACATGCAGGGCAAGTGCCCCAACCGCGACTGCTG GTCCACCTGCACCCTTTCTCATGATATCCACACGCCTATCAACATCCAAGTCCTGAAAAACCATGGGCTTTTTGGCCTCAATGAAGCTCAGCTTCGGATCCTGCTTTTGCAGAACGACCCCTGCCTTTTACCAGAG GTCTGTTTGCTGTACAACAAAGGTGGCGACCCCCTCTATGGTTACTGCAACCTCAAGGATAAATGCAACAAATTTCATGTGTGCAAATCCTTTGTCAGGGGTGAATGCTCACTTCAGACCTGCAGACGGTCCCATCAGCTCATTCATCCTGCATCCTTGAGGTTGCTACAGGACCAGGGACTGAGTATTTCCAGCGTTGTGAATTTTCAGATAATCTCCTCCTACAAGCATATGAAGCTGCACAAGATGCTGGAAGACAAAG aTGACTCTGCTTCTTCTATGGAGCAGCCACAGGGGCTTGAGAAACAAGGAGCACAAGTATCTCGGGCTACAGAAGCCaggcctctgcttcctgtccctgCTCAGTCGGCCAGGAAGCCCTGCCCAG GTACCGTCAGTTTGGAACTCTGTTTTCATGTCCTCCTGTTGGAGAAGTACAAAGACCTGGACACCACTACCAGCTCTCTGGCAAAAAAAGTTCTAATTGTAAGATAG